A genome region from Triticum aestivum cultivar Chinese Spring chromosome 2B, IWGSC CS RefSeq v2.1, whole genome shotgun sequence includes the following:
- the LOC123044417 gene encoding chitin-inducible gibberellin-responsive protein 2 has translation MADTPTSRMIHPFSNMQGQNPKQFQFQYSDNPQHPCRPYQPSPDTHVVPQHHYSLKSHSSDASYENQVAQMKHTLDSSAADGYMRHDSPSSHSFTPPSIRSGSGSPSSHDDSHSDSTNGSPVSASCVTVTEDPNDLKQKLKDLEAEMLGPDAEIVNSLESSVAKQLSLEPEKWAQMMDFPRGNLKELLLACARAVEEKNMYAVDVMVPELRKMVSVSGTPLERLGAYMVEGLVARLASSGHSIYKALRCKEPKSSDLLSYMHFLYEACPYFKFGYMSANGAIAEAVKGEDRIHIIDFHIAQGAQWISLLQALAARPGGPPTVRITGLDDSVSAYARGGGLDLVGRRLSHIAGLCKVPFEFHSVAMAGEEVEEGHLGVIPGEALAVNFTLELHHIPDETVSTANHRDRILRLVKSLRPKVLTLVEQESNTNTAPFPQRFAETLEYYTAIFESIDLTLPRDDKERVNMEQHCLAREVVNLIACEGAERVERHEVFGKWKARLTMAGFRPSPLSSLVNATISTLLQSYSENYKLAERDGALYLGWKNKPLVVSSAWH, from the coding sequence ATGGCCGATACTCCAACTTCCCGGATGATCCACCCCTTCAGCAACATGCAGGGGCAGAACCCGAAACAGTTCCAGTTCCAGTACTCCGACAACCCACAGCATCCCTGCCGCCCTTACCAGCCATCTCCAGACACCCATGTTGTGCCACAGCATCACTACAGCCTCAAGTCCCACTCATCAGATGCTAGCTATGAGAACCAGGTTGCTCAGATGAAGCACACTTTGGACTCCTCGGCGGCAGACGGCTACATGAGGCATGACTCGCCCTCCAGCCATAGCTTCACTCCTCCGTCCATCAGGAGCGGCAGTGGCAGCCCTTCGTCTCACGACGACAGCCACTCCGACTCCACCAACGGATCTCCTGTGAGTGCTTCGTGCGTCACTGTGACTGAGGATCCTAACGATCTGAAGCAAAAGCTCAAGGACCTTGAGGCTGAAATGCTTGGGCCAGACGCTGAGATAGTTAACAGCCTGGAGAGCTCCGTGGCAAAGCAGCTATCGCTGGAGCCGGAGAAGTGGGCGCAGATGATGGACTTTCCCAGGGGCAACCTGAAGGAGCTGCTGCTTGCTTGTGCCAGAGCTGTGGAAGAGAAGAACATGTACGCGGTCGATGTGATGGTGCCGGAGCTGAGGAAGATGGTTTCGGTCTCCGGCACGCCGCTTGAGAGGCTGGGAGCCTACATGGTGGAAGGGCTCGTGGCCAGGCTCGCCTCCTCCGGCCACTCCATCTACAAAGCCTTGAGGTGCAAGGAGCCGAAGAGCTCTGACCTGCTGTCCTACATGCATTTCCTGTATGAGGCCTGCCCCTACTTCAAGTTCGGCTACATGTCGGCCAACGGCGCCATTGCGGAGGCTGTGAAGGGAGAGGACAGGATCCACATAATCGACTTCCATATCGCTCAAGGAGCTCAGTGGATCTCCCTCCTCCAGGCCCTTGCAGCCAGGCCCGGTGGGCCGCCGACCGTGAGGATCACAGGGCTTGATGATTCGGTGTCGGCCTACGCGCGAGGCGGTGGGCTGGACCTTGTTGGGAGGAGGCTGTCGCACATTGCTGGGCTCTGCAAAGTTCCCTTTGAGTTCCACTCGGTCGCCATGGCCGGCGAAGAGGTGGAAGAGGGGCACCTCGGGGTCATCCCCGGGGAGGCTCTGGCGGTGAACTTCACCCTGGAGCTGCACCACATCCCGGACGAGACGGTGAGCACAGCGAACCACCGGGACCGGATCCTGCGGCTGGTGAAGAGCCTGAGGCCCAAGGTGCTGACCCTGGTGGAGCAGGAGTCCAACACCAACACGGCCCCGTTCCCGCAGAGGTTCGCGGAGACGCTGGAGTACTACACGGCCATCTTCGAGTCCATCGACCTGACGCTGCCGAGGGACGACAAGGAGCGGGTGAACATGGAGCAGCACTGCCTGGCGAGGGAGGTGGTGAACCTGATCGCGTGCGAGGGCGCGGAGCGGGTGGAGCGGCACGAGGTGTTCGGCAAGTGGAAGGCGCGCCTCACCATGGCCGGCTTCAGGCCGTCGCCGCTCAGCTCGCTGGTGAACGCCACCATCAGCACGCTGCTGCAGAGCTACTCGGAGAACTACAAGCTCGCCGAGAGGGACGGGGCGCTCTACCTCGGCTGGAAGAACAAGCCCCTCGTCGTCTCCTCCGCATGGCACTAG
- the LOC123044416 gene encoding WRKY transcription factor SUSIBA2 isoform X2, translating to MAAIMHKSAHPDILPSPRDKSIRAHEDGGSRDFEFKPHLNSSSQSLAPAMSDLKKHEHSMQNQSMNPSSSSSNMVNENRPPCSRESSLTVNVSAPNQPVGMVGLTDNMPAEVGTSEPQQMNSSDNAMQEPQSENVADKSADDGYNWRKYGQKHVKGSENPRSYYKCTHPNCEVKKLLERAVDGLITEVVYKGRHNHPKPQPNRRLAGGAVPSNQGEERYDGAAAADDKSSNALSNLANPVNSPGMVEPVPVSVSDDDIDAGGGRPYPGDDATEEEDLESKRRKMESAGIDAALMGKPNREPRVVVQTVSEVDILDDGYRWRKYGQKVVKGNPNPRSYYKCTSTGCPVRKHVERASHDPKSVITTYEGKHNHEVPAARNATHEMSAPPMKNVVHQINSSMPSSIGGMMRACEARNFSNQYSQAAETDNVSLDLGVGISPNHSDATNQMQSSGPDQMQYQMQSMASMYSNMRHPSSMAVPTVQGNSAGRMYGSREEKGNEGFTFRATPMDHSANLCYSGAGNLVMGP from the exons GCTCCTGCTATGAGTGATCTAAAAAAACACGAGCATTCTATGCAAAATCAGAGTATGAATCCCAGCTCATCATCTAGCAATATGGTGAATGAAAACAGACCTCCCTGTTCACGCGAGTCAAGTCTTACAGTGAATGTAAGTGCTCCGAACCAACCTGTTGGAATGGTTGGTTTGACTGACAACATGCCTGCTGAAGTTGGTACATCTGAGCCGCAGCAGATGAATAGTTCTGACAATGCCATGCAAGAGCCGCAGTCTGAAAATGTTGCTGACAAGTCAGCAGATGATGGCTACAACTGGCGCAAATATGGGCAGAAGCATGTCAAGGGAAGTGAAAACCCTAGAAGTTATTACAAGTGCACACATCCTAATTGTGAAGTAAAAAAGCTATTGGAGCGTGCGGTTGATGGTCTGATCACGGAAGTTGTCTATAAGGGGCGCCATAATCATCCTAAGCCCCAGCCTAATAGGAGGTTAGCTGGTGGTGCAGTTCCTTCGAACCAGGGTGAAGAACGATATGATGGTGCGGCAGCTGCTGATG ATAAATCTTCCAATGCTCTTAGCAACCTTGCTAATCCGGTAAATTCGCCTGGCATGGTTGAGCCTGTTCCAGTTTCAGTTAGTGATGATGACATAGATGCTGGAGGTGGAAGACCCTACCCTGGGGATGATGCTACAGAGGAGGAGGATTTAGAGTCGAAACGCAG gaaaATGGAGTCTGCAGGTATTGATGCTGCTCTGATGGGTAAACCTAACCGTGAGCCCCGTGTTGTCGTTCAGACTGTAAGTGAGGTTGACATCTTGGATGATGGGTATCGTTGGCGGAAATATGGACAGAAAGTTGTCAAAGGAAACCCCAATCCACG GAGTTACTACAAATGCACAAGCACAGGATGCCCTGTGAGGAAGCATGTTGAGAGAGCATCGCACGATCCTAAATCAGTGATAACAACGTATGAAGGAAAACATAACCATGAAGTCCCTGCTGCGAGGAATGCAACCCATGAGATGTCCGCGCCTCCCATGAAGAATGTCGTGCATCAGATTAACAGCAGTATGCCCAGCAGCATTGGCGGCATGATGAGAGCATGTGAAGCCAGGAACTTCAGCAACCAATATTCTCAAGCCGCTGAAACCGACAATGTCAGTCTTGACCTTGGTGTTGGGATCAGCCCGAACCACAGCGATGCCACAAACCAAATGCAGTCTTCAGGTCCTGATCAGATGCAGTACCAGATGCAATCCATGGCTTCGATGTACAGCAACATGAGACATCCATCATCAATGGCAGTGCCAACGGTACAAGGAAACTCTGCTGGCCGCATGTATGGTTCCAGAGAAGAGAAAGGTAACGAAGGGTTTACTTTCAGAGCCACACCGATGGACCATTCAGCTAATCTATGCTATAGCGGTGCTGGGAACTTGGTCATGGGTCCATGA